A DNA window from Rhizobium sp. NXC14 contains the following coding sequences:
- a CDS encoding SH3 domain-containing protein, with amino-acid sequence MKKLIVKIAAATLLVLAPAIAQAAEGYSTANVNMRAGPSTRYPAVAVIPAGSSVEIRGCLSNVNWCDVEFYGGRGWVSGQYVQAVYEQRRVYVGPEYYRPLGIPLVTFSVGNYWDRYYRHRDFYRERDRWSRGPDYYYRNRDYRNRDYLDRDYRVREYRRDRDRDRDWRDEDRRDDRRDEARRRERRDRDTRSSDFRDLPQFRGGKADTYNHPDPRASPFVCRPGDPKCD; translated from the coding sequence GTGAAAAAACTCATCGTCAAAATAGCCGCGGCCACACTGCTTGTGCTGGCTCCGGCAATAGCGCAGGCCGCCGAGGGTTACTCGACGGCAAACGTCAACATGCGCGCAGGGCCAAGCACCCGGTATCCCGCAGTCGCCGTCATACCCGCCGGTTCGTCCGTCGAAATCCGTGGATGCCTTTCCAACGTCAACTGGTGCGACGTCGAATTCTACGGCGGCCGCGGCTGGGTTTCGGGCCAGTACGTGCAGGCAGTCTACGAGCAACGCCGCGTCTATGTTGGCCCGGAATATTACCGTCCGCTGGGCATTCCGCTGGTCACCTTCAGCGTCGGCAATTATTGGGACCGTTACTACCGCCATCGCGATTTCTATCGCGAGCGTGACCGCTGGAGCCGCGGCCCGGACTACTATTACCGCAACCGCGACTATCGCAATCGGGATTACCTGGATCGGGACTACCGGGTCCGCGAGTATCGTCGGGATCGCGACCGGGACCGGGACTGGCGCGATGAGGATCGACGGGACGACCGCAGAGATGAAGCTCGCAGGCGGGAGCGTCGGGACAGGGATACCAGGAGCTCGGATTTCCGTGACCTGCCGCAGTTCAGAGGCGGCAAAGCCGACACCTACAATCATCCGGACCCCAGGGCCTCGCCCTTCGTCTGCCGTCCGGGCGATCCCAAGTGCGACTGA
- a CDS encoding dipeptidase, with the protein MTDLQQVLARADQNLSSSLEKLFELLRIQSISTDPVYKAECRKAAEWLVAYLEGLGFTASVRDTPGHPMVVAHHGGASADAPHVLFYGHYDVQPVDPIELWENDPFEPSIKDVGDGRKILTGRGTSDDKGQLMTFVEACRAYKEINGALPCRITILFEGEEESGSPSLKPFLEANAAELKADYALVCDTGMWDRDTPAIAAALRGLVGEEVVVTAADRDLHSGLFGGAAANPIHILVEALAGLHDETGRITLDGFYDGVEETPDNIKASWETLGKTAESFLGEVGLSIPSGEKGRSVLELTWARPTAEINGIWGGYTGEGFKTVIAAKASAKVSFRLVGTQDPAAIREAFRSYVRSKIPADCSVEFHPHGGSPAIHLSYDSPVLTKAKTALSDEWPKPAIVIGMGGSIPIVGDFQKMLGMESLLVGFGLADDRIHSPNEKYELVSYHKGIRSWVRILQALAG; encoded by the coding sequence ATGACGGATCTACAACAAGTGCTTGCGCGCGCGGATCAGAACCTTTCCTCAAGCCTCGAAAAGCTGTTCGAACTTCTGCGCATTCAGTCGATTTCCACCGATCCCGTCTACAAGGCCGAATGCCGGAAGGCAGCCGAATGGCTGGTCGCCTATCTCGAAGGCCTCGGCTTTACCGCCTCGGTGCGGGACACACCCGGCCATCCGATGGTCGTCGCCCACCATGGCGGCGCTTCCGCCGACGCGCCGCATGTGCTTTTCTACGGCCATTACGACGTGCAGCCGGTCGACCCGATCGAGCTCTGGGAAAACGATCCCTTCGAGCCATCGATCAAGGATGTCGGCGATGGCCGCAAGATCCTGACCGGGCGCGGCACCTCCGACGACAAGGGCCAGCTGATGACCTTCGTCGAAGCCTGCCGCGCCTATAAGGAGATCAACGGCGCACTTCCCTGCCGCATCACCATTCTGTTCGAGGGCGAGGAGGAATCGGGCTCACCGTCCCTGAAGCCTTTCCTCGAAGCCAACGCCGCCGAACTCAAGGCCGATTATGCGCTTGTCTGCGATACCGGCATGTGGGACCGCGATACGCCGGCAATCGCCGCGGCACTGCGCGGCCTCGTCGGCGAAGAAGTGGTCGTGACGGCCGCCGACCGCGACCTGCATTCCGGCCTCTTCGGCGGCGCTGCGGCCAATCCGATCCATATTCTCGTCGAGGCGCTTGCCGGCCTGCATGACGAGACCGGCCGCATCACGCTTGATGGCTTTTACGACGGCGTCGAGGAAACGCCCGACAACATCAAGGCGTCATGGGAGACGCTCGGCAAGACGGCCGAGAGCTTTCTCGGTGAAGTCGGCCTTTCCATTCCCTCCGGCGAAAAGGGCCGGTCGGTGCTGGAACTCACCTGGGCCCGGCCGACGGCCGAAATCAACGGCATTTGGGGCGGATATACCGGCGAAGGCTTCAAGACGGTCATCGCCGCCAAGGCCTCGGCCAAGGTTTCATTCCGGCTCGTCGGCACGCAGGATCCGGCTGCCATCCGCGAGGCTTTCCGCAGCTATGTCAGGTCGAAAATTCCGGCCGACTGCTCGGTCGAATTCCATCCGCATGGCGGCTCGCCGGCGATTCATCTCTCCTATGATTCGCCTGTTCTGACCAAGGCGAAGACGGCGCTTTCCGACGAGTGGCCGAAACCTGCCATCGTCATCGGCATGGGCGGCTCGATCCCGATCGTCGGAGATTTCCAGAAGATGCTCGGCATGGAATCGCTGCTCGTCGGCTTCGGCCTCGCCGATGACCGTATCCATTCGCCGAACGAGAAATACGAGCTTGTCTCCTACCACAAGGGCATCCGCTCCTGGGTGCGGATCCTTCAGGCGCTCGCCGGCTGA
- a CDS encoding EAL domain-containing protein, translated as MFSVITCIRDDHDWRLVLAAAAVCLIGAMAAMLPLSRAQGCDAGRRKLWIGASAFAFGTGVWATHFIAMLAYDGGMPISYQLGLTALSFLLSVAGSWAAIVVASESRGRFSRIRGGVLMALGIASMHLTGMQAIETQAVIVYDPYMTLSAVLAGALLSSAAFYAFFQWSGLRRLLTSSVIFVLAICALHFISMASITLVPDPGKEVPAMVLDTSLLAAIVVVAATALILTAIAVVFIDSHLTDLRGLANASQEGLLILREGRVIDANERFQALSGWKLADLVGKAPSAALTAIQGQNRPGETLLSTSSGKEIAVEVNTSRIVYRGHNCDVLAVRDLTERRQAEEMIEHLAHHDVLTDLPNRSLFDTRIRQALQMAERKSSKVALFYIDLDRFKSVNDIFGHAEGDRILRKVASILRRVADESDTIARLGGDEFAIIQPAGQQPAAAQKLAAAILDEFAAEMDTARDPTAVGVSLGVALYPADGRDVDEICNNADIALYRVKHGGRGKACFFDAEMDEATRARRQIESELRHAITRNQIHVSYQPIYGALSGEVSGYEALMRWNRPGHGISEPDVFIPIAEESGSIVQLGEWVLREACAEAARWPHPLTIAVNVSPVQFMLPNLCERIEAILEETGLAPDRLEIEITEAALIRDRDRVMATLLRLRSLGVHIVMDDFGTGFSSLSNLRTFPFDKIKVDRSFTGMLEHDAASRSIVRAIIGLGHSLGMPVVTEGVETETQRQIVLEEGCSQVQGFLLGKPDIEPSIKLAAKSLLSSTADADASPPPWRRSTRLAGE; from the coding sequence ATGTTTTCGGTCATTACATGTATTCGCGACGATCATGATTGGCGGCTGGTGCTCGCGGCCGCGGCGGTTTGTCTGATCGGCGCGATGGCAGCGATGCTGCCGCTTTCACGCGCTCAAGGATGCGATGCCGGGCGCCGCAAGCTCTGGATAGGCGCCTCGGCTTTCGCCTTCGGCACCGGCGTATGGGCAACGCACTTCATCGCGATGCTGGCCTATGACGGCGGCATGCCGATCAGCTACCAACTGGGGCTGACGGCGCTTTCTTTTCTCCTGTCGGTTGCCGGTTCGTGGGCGGCGATCGTCGTCGCTTCGGAGAGCCGCGGCAGGTTTTCGCGCATCCGCGGCGGCGTCCTGATGGCGCTCGGCATCGCCTCGATGCACCTGACCGGTATGCAGGCGATCGAGACACAGGCGGTGATCGTCTACGATCCCTACATGACGCTGAGTGCGGTTCTCGCGGGGGCGCTGCTGTCGAGCGCTGCCTTCTACGCCTTCTTCCAGTGGAGCGGCCTGAGGCGGCTCCTCACCTCGTCCGTCATCTTTGTCCTTGCAATCTGCGCTCTCCACTTCATTTCGATGGCAAGCATCACGCTTGTGCCGGATCCCGGCAAAGAGGTCCCGGCGATGGTGCTCGATACCAGCCTGCTGGCAGCGATCGTGGTGGTAGCGGCGACGGCTCTCATTCTGACCGCTATCGCGGTGGTCTTTATCGACAGCCATCTGACGGATCTGAGAGGGCTCGCCAATGCCTCGCAGGAAGGGCTGCTGATCCTGCGCGAAGGCAGAGTCATCGATGCCAATGAACGGTTCCAGGCTCTTTCCGGCTGGAAGCTTGCCGATCTTGTCGGCAAGGCGCCGTCCGCTGCTTTGACCGCCATACAGGGGCAGAATAGGCCCGGCGAGACCTTGCTCAGCACCAGCAGCGGCAAGGAGATCGCCGTCGAAGTCAATACGAGCAGGATCGTCTATCGCGGGCACAATTGTGACGTGCTGGCGGTGCGCGATCTGACGGAGCGCAGGCAGGCCGAGGAGATGATCGAACATCTCGCCCACCACGATGTTCTCACCGATCTTCCGAACCGGTCGTTGTTCGATACGCGCATCCGTCAGGCGCTGCAGATGGCCGAACGAAAGAGCAGCAAGGTGGCCCTCTTCTATATCGATCTCGATCGGTTCAAGAGCGTCAATGATATTTTCGGCCATGCCGAGGGCGACCGAATTCTCCGCAAGGTTGCCTCGATCCTCCGGCGCGTCGCCGATGAAAGCGATACGATCGCCCGTCTCGGTGGCGATGAATTTGCCATCATCCAGCCCGCCGGACAGCAACCGGCGGCCGCGCAGAAGCTCGCAGCGGCGATCCTCGACGAATTCGCCGCCGAAATGGATACGGCACGCGACCCAACAGCCGTCGGCGTCAGCCTCGGCGTCGCCCTTTATCCGGCCGACGGACGTGATGTGGACGAGATCTGCAACAATGCCGATATCGCACTCTATCGGGTCAAGCACGGCGGTCGCGGCAAGGCCTGTTTCTTCGACGCGGAAATGGACGAAGCCACGCGCGCCCGCCGCCAGATCGAAAGCGAACTGCGCCACGCCATCACCCGCAATCAGATCCATGTCAGCTATCAGCCGATTTACGGCGCACTGAGCGGCGAGGTCAGCGGTTATGAGGCCCTGATGCGCTGGAACCGGCCGGGGCACGGCATCAGCGAGCCGGATGTCTTTATTCCGATCGCCGAGGAAAGCGGATCGATTGTCCAGCTCGGCGAATGGGTGCTGCGCGAGGCCTGCGCAGAAGCTGCGCGCTGGCCGCATCCGCTGACGATCGCCGTCAATGTCTCGCCGGTGCAGTTCATGCTGCCGAACCTTTGCGAGCGGATCGAGGCAATCCTCGAGGAAACGGGGCTCGCGCCCGACCGGTTGGAAATCGAAATCACCGAGGCCGCTCTCATCCGTGACCGCGATCGGGTGATGGCCACGCTGCTGCGCCTGCGCAGCCTCGGTGTTCACATCGTCATGGACGACTTCGGCACCGGTTTTTCCTCGCTTTCCAACCTGCGAACCTTCCCCTTCGACAAGATCAAGGTCGACCGCAGCTTCACCGGCATGCTGGAACATGACGCGGCGTCACGTTCGATCGTGCGCGCCATCATCGGTCTCGGCCACAGCCTCGGCATGCCTGTCGTGACGGAGGGCGTCGAAACCGAGACGCAGCGCCAGATCGTCCTCGAAGAAGGCTGCTCGCAGGTGCAGGGCTTTTTGCTCGGCAAGCCGGATATCGAGCCGAGCATCAAGCTCGCCGCCAAAAGCCTTCTGTCCTCGACGGCCGACGCTGACGCGTCGCCGCCTCCGTGGCGGCGATCTACGCGTCTTGCCGGTGAATAA
- a CDS encoding MarR family transcriptional regulator translates to MDSGAYLASQLAKGFARSLNQRAIGLGFSPGQFPILLELWAEDGLTQKQLLDRVAIEQATMANTLSRMVRDGLIERRPHPSDKRAQLIFLTPKARAMEAEAIETAREADLALFKGFRGFERELTLEYIRRLLENAKTL, encoded by the coding sequence ATGGATTCGGGAGCTTACCTTGCCAGCCAGCTGGCGAAGGGTTTTGCCCGCTCGCTGAACCAGCGTGCGATAGGGCTTGGTTTCTCCCCCGGCCAGTTTCCCATCCTGCTGGAACTCTGGGCCGAGGACGGGCTGACCCAGAAACAGCTTCTCGACCGAGTCGCTATCGAGCAGGCGACCATGGCCAATACGCTTTCGCGCATGGTCCGCGACGGGCTGATCGAGCGCCGGCCGCATCCCTCCGACAAGCGGGCGCAGCTGATTTTCCTGACGCCGAAGGCGCGTGCAATGGAGGCTGAGGCGATCGAGACCGCGCGTGAGGCGGACCTCGCGCTGTTCAAAGGCTTTCGCGGATTCGAACGCGAGCTGACGCTCGAATATATCCGCCGGCTGCTGGAAAACGCCAAGACGCTCTGA
- the polA gene encoding DNA polymerase I, producing the protein MKKGDHLFLVDGSGFIFRAFHALPPLTRKTDGLPVGAVSGFCNMLWKLLKDARNTDVGVTPTHLAVIFDYSAKTFRKDLYDAYKANRSAPPEELIPQFGLIREATRAFNLPCIETEGFEADDIIATYARQAEASGADVTIVSSDKDLMQLVTPNVHMYDSMKDKQIGIPDVIEKWGVPPEKMIDLQAMTGDSVDNVPGIPGIGPKTAAQLLEEYGDLDTLLERATEIKQVKRREMILANIEMARLSRELVRLRTDVPLDLDLDALVLEPQNGPKLIGFLKTMEFTSLTRRVAEVCDCDASAIEPAVVPIEWGKAAHGPDLDAAEPEPVAGGIPDFSGESVPVPPRAKAKAGVEGAFSPADLAKARAEAFAALPFDHSNYATIRDLATLDRWIADARDTGLMAFDTETTSLDAMQAELVGFAMAIADNVSDPTGTKIRAAYVPLAHKNGVGDLLGGGLAENQISMGEALPRLKALLEDESVLKVAQNLKYDYLLMKRYGIETKSFDDTMLISYVLDAGTGAHGMDPLSEKFLGHTPIPYKDVAGSGKANVTFDLVDIDRATHYAAEDADVTLRLWLVLKPRLTAAGLTSVYERLERPLLPVLARMEARGITVDRQILSRLSGELAQGAARLEDEIYQLAGERFNIGSPKQLGDILFGKMGLAGGSKTKTGQWSTSASVLEDLAAAGFELPRKIVDWRQLTKLKSTYTDALPGYVHPETRRVHTSYSLASTTTGRLSSSEPNLQNIPVRTAEGRKIRTAFISTPGHKLISADYSQIELRVLAHVAEIPQLTKAFEDGVDIHAMTASEMFGVPVEGMPGEVRRRAKAINFGIIYGISAFGLANQLSIERSEAGDYIKKYFERFPGIRDYMESRKAMARDKGYVETIFGRRINYPEIRSSNPSVRAFNERAAINAPIQGSAADVIRRAMIKMEPALAEAGLAERVRMLLQVHDELIFEVEDEDVEKAMPVIVSVMENATMPALEMRVPLKVDARAATNWDEAH; encoded by the coding sequence ATGAAAAAAGGCGATCATCTCTTCCTAGTCGACGGTTCCGGCTTCATCTTTCGGGCCTTTCACGCACTACCGCCGCTGACGCGCAAGACCGACGGTCTTCCGGTCGGCGCCGTCTCCGGTTTCTGCAACATGCTGTGGAAGCTCTTGAAGGATGCGCGCAACACAGATGTAGGGGTAACGCCGACCCATCTTGCCGTCATTTTCGACTATTCCGCTAAGACATTCCGCAAGGATCTCTACGACGCCTACAAGGCAAACCGTTCGGCCCCACCGGAAGAGCTTATCCCGCAGTTCGGCCTCATAAGAGAGGCGACTCGCGCCTTCAATCTGCCCTGCATCGAGACCGAAGGCTTCGAGGCCGACGACATCATCGCCACCTACGCCCGCCAGGCCGAAGCATCAGGCGCCGACGTCACCATCGTTTCCTCCGACAAGGATCTGATGCAGCTCGTCACCCCGAACGTCCACATGTATGACAGCATGAAGGACAAGCAGATCGGCATTCCCGACGTCATCGAGAAATGGGGCGTGCCGCCGGAAAAGATGATCGACCTGCAGGCGATGACCGGCGATTCCGTGGACAATGTTCCCGGCATTCCGGGAATCGGCCCGAAAACCGCAGCCCAGCTCCTCGAGGAATATGGCGATCTCGACACGCTGCTCGAGCGCGCCACCGAGATCAAGCAGGTCAAGCGGCGTGAGATGATCCTTGCCAATATCGAGATGGCGAGGCTTTCGCGCGAACTCGTCCGCCTGCGCACCGATGTGCCGCTCGATCTCGATCTCGACGCGCTGGTACTGGAACCGCAAAACGGCCCGAAACTGATCGGCTTCCTGAAGACGATGGAATTCACGTCGCTGACCCGACGCGTCGCCGAAGTCTGCGATTGCGATGCGAGCGCCATTGAACCGGCGGTGGTCCCGATCGAGTGGGGCAAGGCGGCCCATGGTCCTGATCTCGATGCGGCCGAGCCGGAGCCTGTTGCCGGCGGCATACCGGACTTTTCGGGCGAATCGGTGCCCGTGCCGCCTCGCGCGAAGGCGAAGGCCGGTGTCGAAGGCGCTTTTTCGCCGGCCGATCTCGCCAAGGCGCGGGCCGAGGCTTTTGCGGCGCTGCCCTTCGATCATTCAAACTATGCGACGATCCGCGATCTCGCGACGCTCGACCGATGGATCGCCGATGCGCGCGACACCGGCCTCATGGCTTTCGATACGGAGACCACGTCGCTGGATGCGATGCAGGCCGAGCTTGTCGGCTTTGCGATGGCGATCGCCGACAATGTCAGCGATCCCACCGGCACGAAGATTCGCGCCGCCTATGTGCCGCTCGCCCACAAGAATGGCGTCGGCGATCTGCTCGGCGGCGGCCTGGCCGAAAACCAGATTTCCATGGGTGAAGCCTTGCCGCGGCTGAAGGCATTGCTGGAGGACGAATCGGTCCTCAAGGTCGCCCAGAACCTGAAATACGACTACCTCTTGATGAAGCGCTATGGCATCGAGACGAAGAGTTTCGACGACACGATGCTGATCTCCTATGTGCTCGACGCCGGCACCGGCGCTCACGGCATGGATCCGCTCTCGGAAAAATTCCTCGGCCATACGCCGATCCCCTACAAGGATGTGGCGGGCAGCGGCAAGGCGAACGTCACCTTCGACCTGGTCGATATCGACCGCGCCACCCATTATGCCGCCGAGGACGCCGACGTGACGCTGCGCCTCTGGCTGGTGCTGAAGCCGCGGCTGACGGCGGCGGGGCTGACCAGTGTTTACGAGCGGCTGGAGCGGCCGCTGCTGCCGGTGCTGGCGCGCATGGAAGCGCGTGGCATTACGGTCGATCGGCAGATCCTGTCGCGGCTGTCCGGCGAACTGGCTCAGGGTGCGGCGCGCCTGGAAGACGAGATCTACCAGCTCGCCGGCGAGCGGTTCAATATCGGTTCGCCGAAGCAGCTGGGCGACATCCTGTTCGGCAAGATGGGCCTTGCCGGCGGCAGCAAGACGAAGACCGGACAATGGTCGACCTCCGCTTCGGTGCTCGAGGATCTCGCCGCCGCCGGTTTCGAGCTGCCGCGCAAGATCGTCGATTGGCGCCAGCTCACCAAGCTGAAATCCACCTATACCGACGCGCTTCCGGGCTATGTCCATCCGGAGACCAGGCGGGTCCATACCTCCTATTCGCTGGCTTCGACGACCACGGGGCGCCTGTCCTCGTCCGAGCCGAATCTGCAGAACATTCCCGTGCGCACCGCAGAAGGCCGCAAAATCCGCACCGCCTTTATCTCGACGCCGGGTCACAAGCTGATTTCCGCCGATTACAGTCAGATCGAACTGCGCGTACTTGCCCATGTGGCCGAGATCCCGCAGCTGACCAAGGCCTTCGAGGACGGCGTCGACATTCACGCCATGACCGCTTCGGAAATGTTCGGCGTGCCGGTCGAAGGCATGCCGGGTGAAGTGCGCCGCCGTGCCAAGGCGATCAATTTCGGCATCATCTACGGCATCTCCGCCTTCGGCCTCGCCAACCAACTTTCGATCGAACGCTCGGAGGCCGGCGACTACATCAAAAAATATTTCGAGCGCTTCCCCGGCATCCGCGACTATATGGAAAGCCGCAAGGCAATGGCCCGCGACAAGGGTTATGTCGAAACGATCTTCGGCCGCCGCATCAACTATCCCGAAATCCGCTCTTCCAACCCTTCGGTGCGCGCCTTCAACGAACGGGCGGCAATCAATGCGCCAATCCAGGGCTCTGCGGCCGACGTCATTCGCCGGGCGATGATCAAGATGGAGCCGGCGCTCGCCGAAGCCGGTCTTGCCGAGCGTGTGCGCATGTTGCTGCAGGTGCATGACGAGTTGATTTTCGAGGTCGAGGACGAGGATGTCGAAAAGGCGATGCCGGTCATTGTCTCGGTCATGGAAAACGCCACGATGCCGGCGCTCGAAATGCGCGTGCCGCTCAAGGTCGATGCCCGCGCCGCCACCAATTGGGACGAGGCGCATTAA
- a CDS encoding DNA translocase FtsK yields MRFPRTNLTDASDFSSGIETELPEENPGERPPAPIWQSNFSLAPNVRFTRTPETLISRRRPSNEPVRSEPEAEQQAIRIEPVAVDVPFDIYLPEPAEPAAVQAEIETLQPPAAAVEAPTLRVASELSSISDFAFWEVMAFEEGEPVRAPSIILPKIETAPESITSLFRVMEWRPGALKPAQAASRPVQPQAAAPAPAALRPPAAISLERPVRTREAAIAPAPQVAPQTAPMPQVTAVPQAASVPRPTPPVAAVLPSPRLAARPEKIDASGYEFPPRALLQEPPERLGEIMSQETLEQNAGLLESVLEDFGIKGEIIHVRPGPVVTLYEFEPAPGVKSSRVIGLADDIARSMSALSARVAVVPGRNVIGIELPNVTRETVYFREMIESQDFDKSGYKLALGLGKTIGGEPVIAELAKMPHLLVAGTTGSGKSVAINTMILSLLYRMTPEQCRLIMVDPKMLELSVYDGIPHLLTPVVTDPKKAVMALKWAVREMEERYRKMSRLGVRNIDGYNGRVSQAREKGETIHIMVQTGFDRGTGAPIEESQELDLAPMPYIVVIVDEMADLMMVAGKEIEGAIQRLAQMARAAGIHLIMATQRPSVDVITGTIKANFPTRISFQVTSKIDSRTILGEQGAEQLLGQGDMLHMQGGGRIARVHGPFVSDAEVEKVVAHLKTQGRPEYLDTVTADEEEDVENEEDGAVFDKSAMGAEDGDELYQQAVKVVMRDKKCSTSYIQRRLGIGYNRAASLVERMEKEGLVGPANHVGKREIVSGRGEGD; encoded by the coding sequence ATGCGTTTTCCCAGAACCAATTTGACGGATGCCTCAGATTTTTCCAGCGGCATTGAAACGGAGCTTCCGGAGGAAAATCCAGGCGAGAGGCCGCCGGCACCGATCTGGCAGAGCAACTTCTCGCTCGCGCCGAATGTTCGCTTCACCCGCACGCCCGAAACGCTGATCAGCCGCCGCCGCCCGTCGAACGAGCCCGTTCGCAGTGAACCGGAAGCGGAACAGCAGGCGATACGGATAGAACCGGTCGCGGTCGACGTGCCCTTCGATATCTACCTGCCGGAGCCCGCTGAACCTGCCGCAGTGCAGGCTGAGATCGAGACGCTGCAGCCGCCGGCAGCCGCGGTGGAGGCTCCTACCCTGCGCGTTGCTTCCGAACTGTCTTCGATTTCCGATTTTGCCTTCTGGGAAGTCATGGCGTTCGAGGAGGGCGAACCGGTGCGCGCGCCCTCGATCATTCTTCCGAAGATCGAGACCGCGCCCGAATCGATCACCTCGCTGTTTCGCGTCATGGAATGGCGTCCGGGCGCGCTGAAGCCCGCTCAGGCCGCATCCCGACCGGTCCAGCCGCAGGCTGCAGCGCCCGCGCCGGCGGCTCTGCGCCCGCCGGCGGCGATTTCCCTGGAAAGGCCCGTGCGGACCCGCGAGGCGGCGATTGCACCTGCGCCTCAGGTCGCGCCCCAGACTGCGCCGATGCCTCAGGTCACGGCGGTCCCTCAGGCCGCCTCTGTGCCTCGGCCTACGCCCCCGGTCGCCGCAGTCCTGCCGTCGCCGCGCCTTGCAGCAAGGCCTGAAAAGATCGATGCATCAGGTTATGAATTCCCGCCGCGCGCTCTTTTGCAGGAGCCGCCCGAACGTCTCGGCGAGATCATGTCGCAGGAGACGCTGGAGCAGAATGCCGGTCTTCTGGAAAGCGTGCTTGAGGATTTCGGCATCAAGGGCGAGATCATTCATGTCCGCCCCGGCCCCGTCGTCACCCTTTATGAATTCGAGCCGGCGCCCGGCGTGAAGTCGTCGCGCGTCATCGGCCTGGCCGATGATATCGCCCGCTCGATGTCGGCGCTTTCGGCCCGCGTCGCCGTGGTCCCGGGCCGCAACGTCATCGGCATCGAGCTGCCGAATGTCACCCGTGAAACCGTTTATTTCCGGGAGATGATCGAGAGCCAGGATTTCGACAAGAGCGGCTATAAGCTGGCGCTCGGCCTCGGCAAGACCATCGGCGGTGAGCCTGTGATCGCCGAGCTCGCAAAGATGCCGCATCTGCTCGTCGCCGGCACCACCGGTTCGGGCAAATCGGTCGCCATCAATACGATGATCCTGTCGCTGCTCTACCGCATGACGCCGGAGCAATGCCGGCTGATCATGGTCGACCCGAAGATGCTCGAACTCTCCGTCTATGACGGTATTCCGCATCTGCTGACGCCCGTCGTCACCGATCCGAAAAAGGCTGTCATGGCGCTGAAATGGGCGGTGCGCGAGATGGAGGAGCGTTATCGCAAGATGTCGCGCCTCGGCGTGCGCAACATCGACGGCTATAACGGCCGCGTCTCCCAGGCGCGCGAAAAGGGCGAGACCATCCATATCATGGTTCAGACCGGCTTCGACAGGGGAACCGGTGCGCCGATCGAAGAAAGCCAGGAACTGGATCTTGCGCCGATGCCTTACATCGTCGTCATCGTCGACGAGATGGCCGATCTGATGATGGTCGCCGGCAAAGAGATTGAAGGTGCGATCCAGCGTCTGGCGCAGATGGCGCGTGCCGCCGGTATTCACCTGATCATGGCGACCCAGCGTCCGTCGGTCGATGTTATCACCGGCACGATCAAGGCGAATTTCCCGACCCGCATTTCCTTCCAGGTCACCTCGAAGATCGACAGCCGCACCATCCTCGGCGAGCAGGGCGCAGAGCAACTGCTCGGACAGGGTGACATGCTGCATATGCAGGGTGGCGGCCGCATCGCCCGTGTCCATGGCCCCTTCGTCTCCGATGCCGAGGTCGAAAAAGTCGTCGCGCATCTGAAGACGCAGGGCCGTCCTGAATATCTGGATACGGTCACGGCCGACGAGGAGGAAGACGTCGAGAATGAAGAAGACGGCGCCGTCTTCGACAAGAGTGCTATGGGCGCCGAGGACGGTGACGAGCTCTATCAGCAGGCCGTCAAGGTCGTCATGCGGGACAAGAAGTGCTCAACCTCCTATATCCAGCGCCGCCTCGGCATCGGCTACAACAGAGCCGCCTCCCTGGTGGAGCGCATGGAAAAGGAAGGTCTCGTCGGCCCGGCAAACCACGTCGGCAAACGCGAGATCGTATCCGGACGCGGCGAGGGCGATTGA
- a CDS encoding GrpB family protein, translated as MAGRSAATTVGRPGCAIKVVDYDTSWPLLFAAISAEVSVLLGDLVQSIDHIGSTSVPGLAAKPKIDLDDVVVSDDALPAAIELVRAADFAFHGDPHRDGRWVFTRNREACGYRLYVCAPDNPAHRQRILFRNYLRDHPAKAKAYADLKRRLAAEADGDWDFYTGGKSAFVEETIRLATLKT; from the coding sequence ATTGCTGGCCGAAGTGCAGCGACCACAGTAGGGAGGCCAGGATGCGCCATCAAAGTCGTCGATTACGACACTTCCTGGCCACTGCTCTTTGCCGCAATCAGCGCCGAGGTCTCCGTCCTGCTCGGTGATCTCGTGCAGTCCATCGACCACATCGGCAGCACATCTGTGCCTGGACTTGCAGCCAAGCCGAAAATCGACCTCGATGACGTCGTGGTATCTGACGACGCCTTACCGGCAGCGATAGAATTGGTACGCGCTGCCGACTTCGCATTTCACGGTGACCCTCACAGAGACGGCCGTTGGGTCTTTACCCGCAACCGCGAGGCTTGCGGGTACAGGCTCTATGTTTGCGCACCCGATAATCCCGCGCATCGGCAACGCATCCTGTTTCGCAACTACCTCAGAGACCATCCCGCAAAGGCCAAGGCCTATGCCGACCTCAAACGCCGCCTGGCCGCTGAGGCGGACGGCGATTGGGATTTCTATACCGGCGGCAAGTCAGCCTTCGTCGAGGAAACGATAAGATTGGCTACGTTGAAAACATGA